One Cervus elaphus chromosome 28, mCerEla1.1, whole genome shotgun sequence DNA segment encodes these proteins:
- the LOC122685435 gene encoding gamma-aminobutyric acid receptor-associated protein-like 2: MKWMFKEDHSLEHRCMESAKIRAKCPDRVPVIVEKVSGSQIVDIDKRKYLVPSDITVAQFMWIIRKRIQLPSEKVIFLFVDKTVPQSSLTMGQLYEKEKDEGGFLYVAYSGENTFGS; this comes from the coding sequence ATGAAGTGGATGTTCAAGGAGGACCACTCGCTGGAACACAGATGCATGGAATCTGCGAAGATCCGAGCGAAATGCCCCGACCGGGTTCCAGTGATTGTGGAAAAGGTCTCAGGCTCTCAGATTGTTGACATTGACAAACGGAAGTATCTGGTTCCATCTGACATCACTGTGGCTCAGTTCATGTGGATCATCAGGAAAAGGATCCAGCTTCCTTCTGAAAAGGTGATCTTCCTGTTTGTGGATAAGACAGTCCCACAGTCCAGCCTAACTATGGGACAGCTCtatgagaaggaaaaagatgAAGGTGGATTCTTGTACGTGGCCTACAGTGGTGAGAACACTTTCGGCTCCTGA